A genomic segment from Glycine soja cultivar W05 chromosome 20, ASM419377v2, whole genome shotgun sequence encodes:
- the LOC114401905 gene encoding uncharacterized protein LOC114401905: MAPEDMDKMVFVTLWGTFCYKVMSFRLNNVGATYQRAMVALFHDMMHKEIEVYVDDMITKSKTEDEHLSGKLLGFIVIQKGIEVDPDKVKAILKMSEPPTEKQVRGCGVGAVLVTPDDQCIPFTARLGFDCTNNMAKYEACALGIQAAIDFKVKLLKVYTDSALVIHQLRGEWETNDHKLIPYQAYIQKLTEFFDDISFHHIPREENQMADALATLASMFQLTLHGDFPYIEFRCRGKPAHCCLIEEE, translated from the exons atggcaccggaGGACATGGACAAGATGGTCtttgtcaccctatggggaactttctgttacaaagtgatgtcctttAGGCTCAACAACGTTGGGGCAACTTACCAGCGGGCTATGGTAGCAttattccatgacatgatgcacaaagagattgaggtctatgtggatgatatGATTACCAAGTCAAAGACCGAGgatgaacacctt TCAGGAAAGTTGCTCGGTTTTATCGTGATCcaaaaagggatagaggtagaccctgacaaagtgaaggccatcctcaAAATGTCCGAGCCACCCACCGAGAagcaggtccgag GCTGTGGAGTTGGGGCGGTTTTGGTTACCCCCGACGATCAATGTATACCCTTCACGGCTAGGTTGGGTTTTGACTGCACAAACAACATGGCTAAGTATGAGGCGTGCGCCCTTGGGATCCAAGCGGCAATTGACTTCAAGGTCAAGTTGCTCAAGGTATATACGGACTCAGCCTTGGTAATCCaccagttgagaggagaatgggagacCAATGATCataagttgataccctaccaaGCCTACATCCAGAAACTGACAGAGTTCTTCGATGACATATCCTTTCATCACATTCCTAGAGAGGAGAATCAGATGGCTGATGCCCTTGCCACTCTAGCATCCATGTTCCAACTCACCCTGCACGGGGATTTTCCATACATCGAATTCAGATGTCGCGGCAAGCCCGCACACTGTTGCTTGATAGAAGAAGAGTAA